From Cydia splendana chromosome 12, ilCydSple1.2, whole genome shotgun sequence, a single genomic window includes:
- the LOC134795653 gene encoding uncharacterized protein LOC134795653 isoform X1: protein MRAAGMGARALVLAVAALGAAAWGAGGGSGCGVAEFACRSRQCVRLDRFCDGTAQCMDGSDEPPHCSPCNRTYYGRAGVAYALAVGAGAGVGDAPPPPPPRVPFLCHLTFTAGGGTHGDLVQLAFEEFRVGRYTPGNVDGCPDGYMQLAELGRPFTGGSWCGASEGAALYYSETATVTVSVKLFRARLGEPFGLKLRYKFLQQRDAVVRFGALEAPLERGAVSPGTYCTRTYEECHRKPCRLQSPNYPGMYPRNVTCYWSLRQKDIPTCKHAMISVRQDHSHKMQIKRSISMASLNKTGRAVRAWRECTGERDRLIFYDGASTDDPVLVEYCGGDWLPRVTARGPEMLVAFHSSPYSAPLRPPAPLAPLRGFELDVDVIFADSDSLDYAREARRCEFHVKASSTEEEGNVTTPGAAGRGRRGRLHAPTHTLPPNTTCTWTFHGRPGDLVWIYFSSFTQYSLVDGRRMESSEREEEGGMAPPRPPTSTAARPIGAPCGVELRVWDGGGGGVSGEGTIIGRYCDEAPRLCARAALANATRSPRPCSPPDGYVSTVPLLALAATSRSGTATHPLRFALHYEFIDARLAGAALPSNIPRVARPVPAACARLLTRPGELLSPGNALWFGRGGARRLRCVYRLQSESHVAIELAAASFGRRPRCFTRSDPASGRMRCVAEAMEPEETPVEEKEANEDFDGEEDTPMRVPHLMIYEAPWPGYRVPLGCICDNTSALIRHSGAGALELVLTARSLAADEDARHLHFRGSWSTPAAPAYNCAARRRLPPPGGHIHLLYPYDGNRASECGETPFLLMARGNRSVFLRVWGDELPLTPPPPPPAVGAPAPPEPPLCHTTNRVLVYHAHTSRLLKAICPSSSDEGRAVQIFTDEWWGRGRGGGPGSALLVVWAAREAGSARMAWMEVWRPAGTGPIGTPGAEPVNATAMCVRGCSALAACMPGALWCDGAQDCPGGADEAAGAGCGAAARLLAALGAPAAAGALAALGGAAFGVILLAVLRRRRRADKALLAAGGRRATEELLFDSRASSAAS from the exons ATG AGGGCGGCGGGCATGGGTGCGCGCGCGCTGGTCTTGGCGGTGGCGGCGCTCGGCGCGGCGGCGTGgggcgccggcggcggc agcggctgCGGCGTGGCCGAGTTTGCCTGCCGAAGCAGACAG TGCGTTCGCCTCGACCGCTTCTGCGACGGCACAGCCCAGTGCATGGACGGTAGCGACGAGCCGCCCCACTGCTCGCCCTGCAACCGCACGTACTACGGCCGCGCCGGCGTAGCCTATGCTCTCGCCGTCGGCGCTGGTGCTGGGGTCGGCGACGCGCCGCCGCCTCCGCCGCCAAGAGTGCCGTTTCTCTGCCATTTGACATTTACCGCGGGAGGCGGGACGCATGGGGATTTAGTGCAGTTGGCGTTTGAGGAGTTTCGTGTGG GAAGATACACGCCAGGAAACGTCGACGGCTGCCCTGATGGCTACATGCAGCTTGCAGAGCTCGGTCGCCCTTTCACTGGCGGCTCATGGTGTGGAGCATCTGAAGGCGCAGCGCTGTACTACAGTGAGACAGCTACTGTAACGGTGTCCGTAAAACTGTTCCGAGCACGCCTTGGGGAGCCGTTTGGTCTGAAGTTGAGATACAAGTTCTTGCAGCAGAGGGATGCTGTTGTAAG GTTTGGAGCGTTAGAAGCACCTCTAGAACGCGGGGCAGTATCACCCGGGACGTACTGCACGCGCACCTACGAGGAATGCCACCGCAAACCTTGCCGTCTTCAGAGCCCCAATTATCCTGGAATGTACCCTAGGAACGTGACCTGCTATTGGAGTTTACGCCAGAAGGATATACCGACCTGTAAACATGCGATGATATCTGTAAGGCAGGATCATTCACATAAGATGCAGATTAAGAGATCCATTTCGATGGCCAG TCTAAACAAAACGGGTCGAGCGGTACGAGCGTGGCGAGAGTGCACAGGCGAGCGTGACAGACTTATCTTCTACGACGGTGCATCAACAGACGACCCAGTTCTTGTCGAGTATTGTGGTGGAGACTGGCTACCGAGAGTCACTGCCCGTGGTCCTGAGATGTTGGTAGCCTTTCATTCGTCACCGTATTCTGCGCCGTTGAGACCACCAGCACCGCTAGCGCCATTGAGAGGTTTTGAACTTGACGTTGATGTCATATTTGCTGATTCAGACTCGCTTGATTATGCAAG GGAGGCACGCAGATGTGAGTTTCATGTTAAAGCGTCGTCGACTGAAGAAGAGGGTAATGTAACGACACCAGGGGCCGCGGGGCGTGGACGGCGGGGTCGACTGCACGCTCCCACACATACACTGCCACCAAATACGACATGTACTTGGACTTTCCATGGTCGGCCAG GTGACTTGGTGTGGATCTACTTCTCCAGTTTCACCCAATATTCGCTAGTGGATGGTCGTCGCATGGAAAGTAGTGAAAGAGAAGAAGAAGGTGGTATGGCACCACCTCGCCCTCCTACAAGTACTGCAGCGAGACCCATTGGAGCTCCTTGTGGGGTTGAATTAAGGGTCTGGGATGGTGGTGGGGGTGGGGTCAGTGGGGAGGGCACGATTATAGGGCGTTATTGCGACGAAGCGCCTCGTCTATGCGCAAGAGCTGCCTTAGCTAACGCTACTCGCTCCCCTCGCCCCTGTTCTCCACCTGATGGATACGTCTCTACAGTGCCATTGCTAGCTTTAGCAGCTACAAGTCGCTCTGGAACTGCAACTCATCCTTTACGATTTGCACTGCACTATGAATTCATTGACGCGCGGTTGGCAGGGGCTGCGTTACCAAGCAATATACCGAGAGTAGCACGGCCGGTGCCAGCGGCTTGCGCAAGGCTTCTTACTCGTCCAGGAGAGTTATTGTCGCCTGGAAATGCTTTATGGTTCGGGCGAGGTGGTGCTCGCCGTTTACGCTGCGTTTATAGACTGCAATCAGAGTCGCATGTAGCAATAGAGTTAGCAGCCGCATCATTCGGTCGACGTCCACGATGTTTTACTCGCTCAGACCCAGCCAGTGGTCGAATGCGATGCGTAGCAGAGGCTATGGAACCGGAGGAAACGCCCGTGGAAGAAAAAGAGGCAAATGAAGATTTTGATGGCGAAGAAGACACACCGATGCGTGTACCGCATTTAATGATCTATGAAGCTCCGTGGCCGGGATATAGG GTACCACTCGGGTGCATATGCGACAACACATCCGCGCTGATCCGCCATTCTGGCGCCGGCGCTCTCGAGCTTGTCCTAACGGCTCGCTCATTGGCCGCCGATGAAGATGCCCGCCATCTTCATTTCCGTGGTTCTTGGAGCACGCCAGCCGCACCGGCGTATAACTGTGCGGCGCGACGGAGGTTGCCCCCACCTGGAGGGCATATTCATCTGCTTTATCCGTATGA TGGCAACCGCGCCTCAGAATGCGGCGAAACTCCCTTCCTTCTCATGGCGCGGGGTAACCGCTCAGTATTCCTCCGAGTGTGGGGAGACGAGTTACCgcttacgccgccgccgcctccgCCTGCAGtcggcgcgccggcgccgccggaACCGCCGTTGTGTCACACCACTAATCGCGTGCTGGTGTACCACGCGCATACTTCCAG ATTATTGAAGGCGATCTGCCCAAGCAGCAGCGACGAGGGCCGAGCAGTCCAAATATTCACCGACGAGTGGTGGGGCCGGGGCCGTGGAGGGGGCCCCGGGTCCGCGCTACTAGTAGTCTGGGCGGCGCGCGAGGCCGGCTCAGCCCGCATGGCCTGGATGGAGGTCTGGAGGCCTGCGGGCACCGGCCCGATCGGGACCCCCGGTGCTGAGCCAGTCAACGCGACAGCTATGTGTGTGAGAGGGTGCAGTGCGTTGGCAGCGTGTATGCCTGGCGCGCTTTGGTGTGATGGCGCGCAGGATTGCCCCGGAGGCGCTGATGAGGCCGCTGGGGCTGGTTGTGGCGCTGCCGCGCGGTTACTAGCGGCTTTAGGCGCTCCCGCAGCGGCAGGAGCGCTAGCAGCGCTTGGAGGCGCCGCTTTCGGAGTTATACTCCTAGCCGTGCTCAGAAGGCGTCGAAGAGCAGATAAAGCGCTGTTAGCGGCCGGCGGACGCCGCGCTACAGAAGAGCTGCTTTTCGATTCAAGGGCGTCTTCGGCCGCCTCCTGA
- the LOC134795653 gene encoding uncharacterized protein LOC134795653 isoform X2: MRAAGMGARALVLAVAALGAAAWGAGGGSGCGVAEFACRSRQCVRLDRFCDGTAQCMDGSDEPPHCSPCNRTYYGRAGVAYALAVGAGAGVGDAPPPPPPRVPFLCHLTFTAGGGTHGDLVQLAFEEFRVGRYTPGNVDGCPDGYMQLAELGRPFTGGSWCGASEGAALYYSETATVTVSVKLFRARLGEPFGLKLRYKFLQQRDAVVRFGALEAPLERGAVSPGTYCTRTYEECHRKPCRLQSPNYPGMYPRNVTCYWSLRQKDIPTCKHAMISVRQDHSHKMQIKRSISMASLNKTGRAVRAWRECTGERDRLIFYDGASTDDPVLVEYCGGDWLPRVTARGPEMLVAFHSSPYSAPLRPPAPLAPLRGFELDVDVIFADSDSLDYAREARRCEFHVKASSTEEEGNVTTPGAAGRGRRGRLHAPTHTLPPNTTCTWTFHGRPGDLVWIYFSSFTQYSLVDGRRMESSEREEEGGMAPPRPPTSTAARPIGAPCGVELRVWDGGGGGVSGEGTIIGRYCDEAPRLCARAALANATRSPRPCSPPDGYVSTVPLLALAATSRSGTATHPLRFALHYEFIDARLAGAALPSNIPRVARPVPAACARLLTRPGELLSPGNALWFGRGGARRLRCVYRLQSESHVAIELAAASFGRRPRCFTRSDPASGRMRCVAEAMEPEETPVEEKEANEDFDGEEDTPMRVPHLMIYEAPWPGYRVPLGCICDNTSALIRHSGAGALELVLTARSLAADEDARHLHFRGSWSTPAAPAYNCAARRRLPPPGGHIHLLYPYELLKAICPSSSDEGRAVQIFTDEWWGRGRGGGPGSALLVVWAAREAGSARMAWMEVWRPAGTGPIGTPGAEPVNATAMCVRGCSALAACMPGALWCDGAQDCPGGADEAAGAGCGAAARLLAALGAPAAAGALAALGGAAFGVILLAVLRRRRRADKALLAAGGRRATEELLFDSRASSAAS, from the exons ATG AGGGCGGCGGGCATGGGTGCGCGCGCGCTGGTCTTGGCGGTGGCGGCGCTCGGCGCGGCGGCGTGgggcgccggcggcggc agcggctgCGGCGTGGCCGAGTTTGCCTGCCGAAGCAGACAG TGCGTTCGCCTCGACCGCTTCTGCGACGGCACAGCCCAGTGCATGGACGGTAGCGACGAGCCGCCCCACTGCTCGCCCTGCAACCGCACGTACTACGGCCGCGCCGGCGTAGCCTATGCTCTCGCCGTCGGCGCTGGTGCTGGGGTCGGCGACGCGCCGCCGCCTCCGCCGCCAAGAGTGCCGTTTCTCTGCCATTTGACATTTACCGCGGGAGGCGGGACGCATGGGGATTTAGTGCAGTTGGCGTTTGAGGAGTTTCGTGTGG GAAGATACACGCCAGGAAACGTCGACGGCTGCCCTGATGGCTACATGCAGCTTGCAGAGCTCGGTCGCCCTTTCACTGGCGGCTCATGGTGTGGAGCATCTGAAGGCGCAGCGCTGTACTACAGTGAGACAGCTACTGTAACGGTGTCCGTAAAACTGTTCCGAGCACGCCTTGGGGAGCCGTTTGGTCTGAAGTTGAGATACAAGTTCTTGCAGCAGAGGGATGCTGTTGTAAG GTTTGGAGCGTTAGAAGCACCTCTAGAACGCGGGGCAGTATCACCCGGGACGTACTGCACGCGCACCTACGAGGAATGCCACCGCAAACCTTGCCGTCTTCAGAGCCCCAATTATCCTGGAATGTACCCTAGGAACGTGACCTGCTATTGGAGTTTACGCCAGAAGGATATACCGACCTGTAAACATGCGATGATATCTGTAAGGCAGGATCATTCACATAAGATGCAGATTAAGAGATCCATTTCGATGGCCAG TCTAAACAAAACGGGTCGAGCGGTACGAGCGTGGCGAGAGTGCACAGGCGAGCGTGACAGACTTATCTTCTACGACGGTGCATCAACAGACGACCCAGTTCTTGTCGAGTATTGTGGTGGAGACTGGCTACCGAGAGTCACTGCCCGTGGTCCTGAGATGTTGGTAGCCTTTCATTCGTCACCGTATTCTGCGCCGTTGAGACCACCAGCACCGCTAGCGCCATTGAGAGGTTTTGAACTTGACGTTGATGTCATATTTGCTGATTCAGACTCGCTTGATTATGCAAG GGAGGCACGCAGATGTGAGTTTCATGTTAAAGCGTCGTCGACTGAAGAAGAGGGTAATGTAACGACACCAGGGGCCGCGGGGCGTGGACGGCGGGGTCGACTGCACGCTCCCACACATACACTGCCACCAAATACGACATGTACTTGGACTTTCCATGGTCGGCCAG GTGACTTGGTGTGGATCTACTTCTCCAGTTTCACCCAATATTCGCTAGTGGATGGTCGTCGCATGGAAAGTAGTGAAAGAGAAGAAGAAGGTGGTATGGCACCACCTCGCCCTCCTACAAGTACTGCAGCGAGACCCATTGGAGCTCCTTGTGGGGTTGAATTAAGGGTCTGGGATGGTGGTGGGGGTGGGGTCAGTGGGGAGGGCACGATTATAGGGCGTTATTGCGACGAAGCGCCTCGTCTATGCGCAAGAGCTGCCTTAGCTAACGCTACTCGCTCCCCTCGCCCCTGTTCTCCACCTGATGGATACGTCTCTACAGTGCCATTGCTAGCTTTAGCAGCTACAAGTCGCTCTGGAACTGCAACTCATCCTTTACGATTTGCACTGCACTATGAATTCATTGACGCGCGGTTGGCAGGGGCTGCGTTACCAAGCAATATACCGAGAGTAGCACGGCCGGTGCCAGCGGCTTGCGCAAGGCTTCTTACTCGTCCAGGAGAGTTATTGTCGCCTGGAAATGCTTTATGGTTCGGGCGAGGTGGTGCTCGCCGTTTACGCTGCGTTTATAGACTGCAATCAGAGTCGCATGTAGCAATAGAGTTAGCAGCCGCATCATTCGGTCGACGTCCACGATGTTTTACTCGCTCAGACCCAGCCAGTGGTCGAATGCGATGCGTAGCAGAGGCTATGGAACCGGAGGAAACGCCCGTGGAAGAAAAAGAGGCAAATGAAGATTTTGATGGCGAAGAAGACACACCGATGCGTGTACCGCATTTAATGATCTATGAAGCTCCGTGGCCGGGATATAGG GTACCACTCGGGTGCATATGCGACAACACATCCGCGCTGATCCGCCATTCTGGCGCCGGCGCTCTCGAGCTTGTCCTAACGGCTCGCTCATTGGCCGCCGATGAAGATGCCCGCCATCTTCATTTCCGTGGTTCTTGGAGCACGCCAGCCGCACCGGCGTATAACTGTGCGGCGCGACGGAGGTTGCCCCCACCTGGAGGGCATATTCATCTGCTTTATCCGTATGA ATTATTGAAGGCGATCTGCCCAAGCAGCAGCGACGAGGGCCGAGCAGTCCAAATATTCACCGACGAGTGGTGGGGCCGGGGCCGTGGAGGGGGCCCCGGGTCCGCGCTACTAGTAGTCTGGGCGGCGCGCGAGGCCGGCTCAGCCCGCATGGCCTGGATGGAGGTCTGGAGGCCTGCGGGCACCGGCCCGATCGGGACCCCCGGTGCTGAGCCAGTCAACGCGACAGCTATGTGTGTGAGAGGGTGCAGTGCGTTGGCAGCGTGTATGCCTGGCGCGCTTTGGTGTGATGGCGCGCAGGATTGCCCCGGAGGCGCTGATGAGGCCGCTGGGGCTGGTTGTGGCGCTGCCGCGCGGTTACTAGCGGCTTTAGGCGCTCCCGCAGCGGCAGGAGCGCTAGCAGCGCTTGGAGGCGCCGCTTTCGGAGTTATACTCCTAGCCGTGCTCAGAAGGCGTCGAAGAGCAGATAAAGCGCTGTTAGCGGCCGGCGGACGCCGCGCTACAGAAGAGCTGCTTTTCGATTCAAGGGCGTCTTCGGCCGCCTCCTGA
- the LOC134795837 gene encoding three prime repair exonuclease 2-like gives MAPIATYVFFDLGTTGLRNRHPKITEIHMIAYRCEDLRKHFRDGAERLACEKLHCRLENDEMCLISREDYDYEECSLKDETCRFLEDLEKPVCLIAHSGNKFDFPLLNEELADAEGFSPKGIVCADTVAAFYDIFEPDSKKTSYKERRSGSYPWPDYHYKMSYRLEDVYKRVFRVTPMLYDAKDRNKAMAKIALTQGFQFMLWVAENNLPFISFLEV, from the coding sequence ATGGCACCGATTGCGACTTACGTGTTTTTCGATCTCGGAACAACCGGTCTACGTAACAGACATCCTaaaataacagaaatacatatgATAGCGTACAGGTGTGAAGATCTTCGAAAACATTTTCGGGATGGAGCCGAACGTCTTGCATGTGAAAAGCTCCACTGCCGACTTGAAAATGATGAGATGTGTTTAATAAGCCGAGAAGATTATGACTACGAGGAATGTAGCCTGAAGGATGAGACATGCCGTTTTCTTGAAGATTTGGAAAAACCTGTGTGTCTGATCGCGCACAGCGGAAATAAATTTGATTTTCCTTTATTGAACGAAGAACTAGCTGATGCTGAAGGGTTTTCACCGAAAGGTATCGTCTGTGCCGATACGGTGGCCGCTTTCTATGATATTTTCGAACCAGATTCTAAAAAGACTTCTTATAAAGAACGAAGAAGTGGATCTTATCCGTGGCCTGATTATCATTATAAAATGAGTTATCGCTTGGAAGATGTGTATAAAAGAGTGTTTAGAGTTACACCTATGCTATATGATGCTAAGGATCGCAACAAGGCAATGGCCAAGATTGCTTTGACCCAAGGATTCCAGTTTATGCTCTGGGTGGCTGAAAACAACTTGCCATTTATTTCTTTTTTGGAAGTGtaa
- the LOC134795838 gene encoding protein lifeguard 1-like translates to MEVEDGEVKGFEFNDKSIRRGFIRKVYSILMCQLLVTFGAICLFVYHGPTRRWFLANVYLIWVAFAVTLVTMIVMACCENVRRTTPTNFIFLAIFTLAQSFLLGAVSATSAPEAVMMAVGITAAVSLALTLFAFQTKWDFTMMGGFLVCATVALLILGICAIFIRNNILQLVYGCIGALIFCMYLVYDTQLMMGGKHKYSISPEEYIFAALNLYLDIVNIFLYILTIINAASK, encoded by the exons ATGGAGGTGGAAGATGGAGAGGTCAAGGGCTTCGAATTCAACGACAAGAGCATCCGCAGAGGATTTATACGAAAG GTGTACTCCATTTTGATGTGCCAGTTACTGGTGACCTTCGGTGCCATCTGTCTCTTCGTTTATCATGGGCCTACCAGGAGATGGTTCCTGGCTAACGTTTACCTGAT ATGGGTGGCGTTCGCGGTAACATTGGTCACAATGATTGTGATGGCGTGCTGCGAAAACGTGCGGCGAACGACTCCTACGAATTTTATATTCCTGGCCATATTCACTCTGGCGCAGAGTTTTCTGCTGGGCGCGGTCAGCGCTACTAGCGCTCCTGAGGCG GTAATGATGGCCGTCGGCATAACAGCAGCAGTAAGCTTGGCTCTTACGCTGTTCGCTTTCCAGACCAAATGGGACTTCACCATGATGGGAGGATTCCTCGTGTGCGCGACAGTGGCCCTGCTTATTCTTG GGATTTGCGCCATATTCATCCGGAACAACATCCTCCAACTCGTCTACGGCTGCATCGGAGCCCTCATCTTCTGCATGTACCTCGTCTACGACACGCAGCTCATGATGGGCGGCAAGCACAAGTACAGCATCAGCCCTGAGGAGTACATCTTCGCCGCTCTTAACTTGTACCTGGATATTGTTAACATCTTCTTGTATATTTTGACGATAATAAATGCTGCTTCGAAGTAG
- the LOC134795839 gene encoding protein lifeguard 1-like, producing MVLFPSTQDPDDATQVSSPVTTQYSYHPSQVQGDQSQEKVENEFSTAEIRKAFVKKVYVILTIQLLVVLGFILFFSFHQPTKRWIQNNTYILYISLAVAFMSIVLLAFFMDFRRKAPWNYLFLGAYTVAEGVILGMLASCYARNAVLTAVAITAIITLALTVFALKSKYDFTTWGGFLICFSIPILILGIICIFVRKNILDYVYSAVTCVMFSMYLVYDTQLMLMGKHKYTVGPDDYVFATLNLYVDIVNIFMIVLDLLFKSKK from the exons ATGGTATTG TTTCCCAGTACCCAGGACCCGGACGATGCGACTCAAGTTTCGTCACCAGTTACCACGCAATATTCGTACCATCCGTCACAAGTCCAGGGCGATCAGTCGCAGGAAAAAGTTGAGAATGAATTCAGTACTGCGGAGATACGCAAGGCTTTTGTGAAAAAG GTGTACGTAATCTTGACGATTCAACTGCTGGTGGTTTTGGGCTTCATCTTGTTCTTTTCCTTTCACCAGCCCACGAAGCGCTGGATTCAAAACAATACTTACATTCT ATACATATCCCTAGCCGTGGCGTTTATGAGTATCGTCCTTTTGGCGTTTTTCATGGACTTTCGACGCAAGGCGCCATGGAACTATCTGTTCCTAGGCGCCTACACCGTGGCAGAGGGAGTTATTCTGGGGATGTTGGCTAGCTGCTATGCGCGCAATGCG GTGTTGACGGCAGTCGCCATTACAGCAATCATAACTCTGGCTTTAACCGTATTTGCGCTAAAATCCAAATATGACTTCACTACGTGGGGAGGATTCTTAATATGCTTCTCAATACCCATCTTAATTCTTG GAATCATCTGCATATTCGTCCGCAAAAACATCCTAGACTACGTCTACTCCGCCGTCACATGCGTCATGTTCTCAATGTACCTGGTCTACGACACACAACTCATGTTAATGGGCAAACATAAGTACACCGTAGGTCCGGATGACTATGTGTTCGCGACGCTGAACTTGTATGTAGATATTGTCAATATCTTCATGATAGTGCTGGACTTATTGTTTAAATCGAAGAAGTAG